The Festucalex cinctus isolate MCC-2025b chromosome 16, RoL_Fcin_1.0, whole genome shotgun sequence sequence ATGGCAGGTACGGCGGTCCCGGAGGACACGCCCAAGCAGGCCACGGAGAGGAGGCCCAGCACACCTGCCACAAACGCATTCCTCGGGTCTCGGATCAGAGACTTCAACCACTGGCAGAACTGAAAAAGGTCAAAAGaaagacataaataaatacaactttttttttgtaagagtaGACAAAATTTTAGTCGCAAATTATTATTCCACAGCAACAGTAACATAAGTAGCCAGATCATAACTAAATGGCGACACTAAAATGCAATACATCATTCTTGCCATCAAGCTTTTTTGCAcactaaattgaaaaaatagtttaaaaagtaCAGggaaccattattattattttcatcatCCTATCAAATTACTTTTTGTTTGAACGCTCCACGGAAGCAAACGTGTAGTGATCCTCAAAGTAGCGATacgtgggctccctctagtggaagCAAACAACCATTGAATTAACTGTGCAAAAACAAGCATGTTAAATTGGCTTCCaactttttcctttttattccagtacagtacatttattGAACAGCGTGAGGTGGATTGAATttctaaataatacatttagttTGATAATAGTGTAGTTTGTTTCCAAATATGTATTCAGGTACaacttttttattatgttttttttaagctgtggTATACTAAGTGAATGTATTGAGTGAACGTAATATTGTAATACAAGGTTCCCCAGTAGAGGGCGAACTCGCTTTATGTTAACCACAATGTTTCCATGTAGGACGAACGAGAACAATTAGAACAAAAATTGTACCGCAGTAAGAGTTGGCGTGCAATAGCAATGTTTTTGGAACTACAATTTGAGATGTGTTCAGTTATTCGGCCACTAAACTTTACAGAACTTTAGATATTAAATGCTGTGTTTATGTTACAACGGTGCCATTATTGGCCGCCCTCTTCTGGCCGTTTTACGACAAGGAGCTAAAGTTGGAAAAACGGAAATTGGGAGGGGGAAACAAATATTAAATGCTGTGTTTATGTTACAACGGTGCCATTATTGGCCGCCCTCTTCTGGCCGTTTTACGACAAGGAGCTAAAGTTGGAAAAACGGAAattgggaggggggaaaaaaaaaagaaagaaagagagagcgcAATGACGACGATGTGTTGAATCGGCCGATTGAACAATACTGagcgcaaaaaaataaaacaataaaaaaaataacaaaaaaaataattaaaaaataaagaccgGAAAACGCTCAAGAACCAATTGCACTGTTTTAAGCAAAATGCCATTCATGGTGGctctgttagttttaattagttttagttatttaataaatacttagttttagttagtttgtctttgtgttttttaagtgtattacttgcaatattaaaacaacaacaacaacaacaacaacaaaacagtatAGGAACGATGTCATCTAAAGGTGTTCTATTGgccgctgctagatgacgtcacttctgtgtgacacattttcaaacgtgCTTATTCCGTTTAATAtggaaataaatgtacttataATCACAtgaaaaatcatccccaaaggctcatgcattaaattaattaccaaagacggtaacaaaggacattttttgctataattgttTTAGTTAAGTTTCGTAATCATAAAATGAAgtgtcagttagttttcgtttttttaaaagcattttcgttattTTATTGCGTTAACGAAActatttttggaattttagtttttttttcgttagttttagtgaacaaaATTAACCTTGTTTTGGGAACCACTGTTCGATTGATTCGCCTACCTGTTCTGTCTGCAGACTGCGCGCGGCCCCGTAGCGGCACCACGTGACGAAGTGCTCGCAGTTGTTCCACAGCAGGCTGTAAGGGACGCTGCCGACCAGGCGCTCCGCACGCCGCGCCGCCTCCTCCGCGTCGGGGCGACCGCGTCCGCCGGCGCCCTCCATGGCGTGCGCGTTGAGCCGCACGCCGGCGCCGTACGCGAAGTCCTCCACCGAGTCCACGCGCACGCTCGCGCGCTTGGCGAGCACGCCGAGCAGCAGGCGCGCGTTGGTCACCTTCCGGCGGAGGCGGCGCGCGTCCGACGTCACCGCGGGAAGGACGTCCGGGATGAGGTGAGCCACGCGGCCGTCGCCCAGGTAGATGCCGAAGTGCGTGAAGAGCGTGCGCGGCACCTCCAACAAGTCGCCGCGCCGGTAGACGCGCTCGCAACGCGGCGGCGGGGGCGCGCACGTcgcgaacaacaacaacacgagTTTGTCACGCAGAGAGGCGAGCGCGTCCAGCATGACGTCAAGGAGGAGAAGAACGCTTTTTTTGTGTTCGGCGGGGAAAAGGTGAGCGTGACGTGCACGCGCCTGATGCTGCGAACTGGCCCGGGCACGTTGGCACCAGGGGCGGGACCAGAGGGGCGTGACAAGCGAcccacttttttggggggtgttaAATGTGTTGACTttagaacttaaaaaaaaataaaaaataaataaaaaaaataaaaaaaaaagggaagtgaGGCTGCTACACGACACCGCTTTCCGGTAGGGGGCGGCAGAGAGGCTACAATTCTGAGCATGTGGCCTTCCATGTGAAGCAGCGCTACTAAATAGCGACTAAAATGGTTTAAAACGCACACGTTGCAGCCAGCCAATAAAAGCGCAGAACGCACACGTGAGAGGAAATAAAAGGGGGAGGGGGTCCTACTGCACACATCAAGGAAACAAAGTGCTCTTTCTCCCTGCAACTCATTTGAAAGTTTCGCTGACATCACTGCTTCCAAAACCACCAAATGGCTCCTCACTTTTTGCTCACACGCACAAACAGCCATCATTAAGACCCCCGCCGAATACCCCCGCCCCCCAATTGATGGGACAACTATCCACGTTGACTGACGAGCAGCATGTGCGCGCGCGTGACAGTAACGCCGGCCAGATGTGAGATGTGCCGTGGACGTGATGCTACACTAACAGGCTAACATTATAGTTGTTCAatttgtccgccattttgaaatttcgtCTCAGTTTTAtaatccaatttcagtcacgcgtattagtttttaaatcacagttagtcaacctcatctcatttttatttggtcTATTATTAGTCGActgtaaatctagcattttagtctttattttagtccaagaaaacgtcatttcattcgtctagttttagtcaacaaaaattgtcaatgttttagtcagAACAACCATTTTACTCGTTTATTTTTGTCAACagtttatattgaacctttttggatctaaaactattttacatcaaattttctctcatctttgaaaaacaacttggcacacaattacagtggctactgtggctccatgctatcagctagtaagttagctagcattagttaaaaaaaaaaaaaactgagtatAAAGCCTAggaaaaaatttttaaagtaaattttatgtgcatattagtttatttaaaaagaataactcAAGTACAATTTATAAGCAATTATTACGGTAGTGCACATATATAGTGTAATTAGTGTACAACGTACATTGTCAAATTATAGAAATTGTCTCTCTCACTGCTCTCTTTCGCTTTTCCTAGTAAAGTTTACTCGTTTCTAGCAGTTCTAAAACTAAACGCATTAAACTGAGTAAATCTTACTGATTTAATTGAAAATTGACTTCAACATTTGCCGTAAAAACCTTACACAACAGAACCAAGTAGCACATTAAAGTATACCTAACGTTTTTAAGTAAATGTGAATAACTGGAAAAATTAAGTCAATATAATTATGAATTTTAAATCCAGTCTTCACTCGTCGacaaaaatgcagactgatttcgtcccacttattgtttattaatgagggttttagtctagtcaagttttagtccggtgaaaaatgtgttgacaaaattatttttgcttcatttttgttgatgaaattaacacaactACATTCAGAAAAGCTGTCACCAGACTTCACACGAGGCCGACACACACAACATCAGAGAGGTTAAAGGTCATAAAAGACAAGTCTCCCAGACGCGTGGGCGGGACTCGtcgacacctttttttttttacttccttcCACTTGAAGGACACGTTTAACGAACGCGGCGCTTCAGCGCAATCGTTCCGAGGCATTCAACAGCTTCCCCAAAAGGAGGGTGGGTGTGGGTCGGTGGGGGCTCTCGGTCGTTGTGACGACAGAGGGCCTGTTTGCAATTAAAGGAGGAAGCGAGGTTAGAGGTCACCGCTCCGATGAAGTCCGGTGAGGTCATGTGATCCAAGCTGACTTGTCAAGTCCGCCGCCGCTCAAAACCGCAAGCGTGCGTTCGCGTGTGCTTGCGTGTGTTAACTGAGCAGCGGCGTGAGATCAGGAAGTCCAGTGAGTTTCAAGTCCAGCAACATCTGACCCAAGGCTTTTCCCTGCAGGAGGTCCACAGACACAAACGTGTGTTGATTGACAGCAGCCCCCCtccctgtgtgtgtgcgtgcgtcttACCTGGGGGTCGCTGCGCAGGGACGCCACCCCTCCCCCGCCAAGTGAATTCCTCAGGACAAAATTGAGGCCGTTGATGCCCGGCAGCGTGTATCTGgagtacacacacaaaaaccccCACAAAACCTATTGTAACCATGGTAACGTCAAAGCGCGTTGCCGCCACTTTTTAACAAGACATCCACGCGCGCTAATGAAGCGcctgtggcggccatgttgcatTTCACTGCCTCTTTTTATGGTCCTTCGTCGGGCTAATTGCGAACACATGTTTTGCACACCGCTAACAAGTCATGAAATACAAAATACGTTGCTCCCTACGTACGAACGGGGATATATGGACATCCGCAGATGCATttcgacgagacctttccaatggtgtctgtcccgtcgctccacgacattgcattccggagtgtgtgtgtgtatatatatatatatatatatatatatatatatatatatatatatatatatatatatatgtgtgtgtgtatatatatatatgtgtgtgtgtgtgtgtgtatatatatatatatatatatatatatatatatattaagggtgtcacgatttcgattttttatcgaaatcgatcgaaattacgtcacgatttcgagcatcgaaatagagagaggacacacgattcgatgcccctcccccccccccccccacccccgcgcccgccgccaccgccacctcccaggaaagcaaatgagacgcagccattcagctactagctaacggcacttgttagctgacttctcctgcagtcatgatggcaagcgcggacagacacagcaatggtgcttcaagccgctcccgcttctctcgtcaccagtttggcaacattttgcgttcccggtgagttatgtcgacaacgttcacgttgtcgataaaaagaccacagttgcaagatatgctatgtgcgcgtactgtactcggccacggtgttacgcccggctcgtcaaggggaagggaagtaacacaataacagaaaatatagagtagataaacacgggtcgactttaacatctgagtagttttaattgaaatttcaggcaggggtttgacaagggagtgaaagtggaaggtgaacaaataataaccgcatttgacagaactgacagaacggaggagaaacaataaccaataggggtataatacacggatacacaatagcgtcgcgctggcacagtcgtccaatcggagtgtcgcgctggcacagtcgtccaatcggagtgtcgcgctggcacagtcctccaatcagagtgtcgcgctggcgcattcaaactgaagtaccattatacgggcaccagccgacacaaacacacacatacatactaggggagcggagccggcggcgggcccgagccgcca is a genomic window containing:
- the LOC144003300 gene encoding lecithin retinol acyltransferase-like, yielding MLDALASLRDKLVLLLFATCAPPPPRCERVYRRGDLLEVPRTLFTHFGIYLGDGRVAHLIPDVLPAVTSDARRLRRKVTNARLLLGVLAKRASVRVDSVEDFAYGAGVRLNAHAMEGAGGRGRPDAEEAARRAERLVGSVPYSLLWNNCEHFVTWCRYGAARSLQTEQFCQWLKSLIRDPRNAFVAGVLGLLSVACLGVSSGTAVPAIVIPFTLWMAS